One region of Catenuloplanes indicus genomic DNA includes:
- a CDS encoding GNAT family N-acetyltransferase has translation MPQVDAALFARLERFYDGVPRFAARVEDFDTLVLFIGSSDAYPLYARPALRSEKTPSAADITAVRQRQRDIGAPEAFEWVHETSPDLLAVARSAGLSVLEAPLMVLDPEALPSITDDEFVSVRLMAPEDPSFAHDVSIRGAVAAVSFTHAGTATGPVGASARDAALTPLSAGSLALHRRRAAQGRAASALAEVKNPTDPEVSGVVGSGMFQREGDVAEIVGVATLPAARHRGVARAITATLARHALDSGAGLVFLSAASDDVARMYARLGFRRAGTACIAEPAVPAPQAP, from the coding sequence ATGCCTCAGGTCGACGCCGCCCTCTTCGCCCGCCTGGAACGCTTCTACGACGGGGTGCCGCGATTCGCCGCGCGGGTCGAAGACTTTGACACATTGGTGCTCTTCATTGGCAGTAGCGACGCGTACCCGCTTTATGCGCGGCCCGCATTGCGATCGGAAAAAACGCCGTCCGCCGCAGACATTACCGCCGTACGGCAGCGCCAGCGCGACATCGGCGCGCCGGAGGCGTTCGAGTGGGTGCACGAAACCAGCCCGGATCTGCTGGCCGTGGCCCGGTCCGCCGGGCTGAGCGTGCTGGAGGCACCGCTGATGGTGCTCGACCCGGAAGCGCTGCCGTCCATCACCGATGACGAATTCGTTTCGGTGCGGTTAATGGCGCCGGAGGACCCGTCGTTCGCACACGACGTCTCGATCCGCGGCGCGGTCGCGGCGGTCTCCTTCACGCACGCCGGCACCGCGACCGGCCCGGTCGGTGCCTCCGCGCGGGACGCCGCGCTGACCCCGCTGTCCGCCGGATCACTGGCGCTGCACCGCCGCCGGGCCGCGCAGGGACGCGCCGCCTCCGCGCTCGCCGAGGTGAAGAATCCCACTGACCCGGAAGTCAGCGGTGTGGTCGGCAGCGGCATGTTCCAGCGGGAGGGCGACGTCGCCGAGATCGTCGGCGTCGCCACGCTCCCGGCCGCCCGCCACCGCGGCGTGGCCCGCGCGATCACGGCCACGCTGGCCCGGCACGCCCTCGACTCCGGCGCCGGCCTGGTCTTCCTGTCCGCCGCGTCGGACGACGTCGCGCGCATGTACGCCCGCCTCGGCTTCCGCCGGGCCGGCACCGCGTGCATCGCCGAACCGGCGGTCCCGGCACCGCAGGCGCCCTGA
- a CDS encoding FAD-dependent oxidoreductase: MRTAIVVGAGIGGLAAAGALARSGWQVTVLERGDRVPVDRAALILWPNGVRALRSLGLGDGLHAIATPLRDRGVRRPDGQWLVQPRQPGPDTQPPVVVHREDLHDALIAGLGDGVEIRTGVPVETVRLHTGDRPSVGHGRQRYEADLIVAADGIDSVLRKHLAPEATVVSSGCAAWRAVIPWYRAPRLPDDMSPNGETLGAGYRFVAVSLGERGSAGGSSRGGIYWVATAAGAPRPESPAVQLQLLRRWLADWHAPIGELLAATEPEDLIQQEVRELRPLPRQYGFGSGPGGVVLLGDAAHAMPHHLGQGACLAFEDAATLRSVLADAVPGRTLTTAIEQYSRARRPRTATIVRQTRRMSAVIQARGRLALRARDAALGTITPRLLGSLATTAGEWTPPN, translated from the coding sequence ATGCGCACGGCGATCGTGGTGGGTGCGGGGATCGGCGGTCTCGCCGCGGCGGGCGCCCTCGCGAGGTCCGGCTGGCAGGTCACCGTCCTGGAACGGGGTGATCGCGTCCCGGTGGACCGGGCCGCGCTGATCCTCTGGCCGAACGGCGTGCGTGCGCTGCGCTCGCTCGGCCTGGGCGACGGCCTGCACGCGATCGCCACGCCGCTGCGTGACCGCGGGGTGCGCCGGCCGGACGGGCAGTGGCTCGTCCAGCCGCGCCAGCCCGGGCCGGACACGCAGCCGCCGGTCGTGGTGCACCGCGAGGACCTGCACGACGCGCTGATCGCCGGGCTCGGCGACGGCGTGGAGATCCGCACCGGCGTACCGGTCGAGACGGTCCGGCTGCACACCGGCGACCGGCCGTCGGTCGGCCATGGCCGGCAGCGCTACGAGGCCGACCTGATCGTGGCCGCCGACGGCATCGACAGCGTGCTCCGCAAGCACCTGGCGCCGGAGGCGACCGTGGTCAGCTCCGGCTGCGCCGCCTGGCGCGCGGTCATCCCGTGGTACCGCGCACCCCGCCTGCCCGACGACATGTCACCGAACGGCGAGACGCTCGGCGCCGGCTACCGGTTCGTGGCGGTCTCGCTCGGCGAACGCGGCTCGGCCGGTGGCTCCAGCCGCGGCGGCATCTACTGGGTCGCCACCGCGGCCGGCGCACCCCGCCCGGAGTCACCCGCGGTCCAGCTGCAGCTGCTGCGCCGCTGGCTGGCCGACTGGCACGCGCCGATCGGCGAGCTGCTCGCCGCCACCGAGCCCGAGGACCTGATCCAGCAGGAGGTGCGCGAGCTGCGCCCTCTGCCCCGGCAGTACGGTTTCGGCTCCGGCCCCGGCGGCGTGGTCCTCCTCGGCGACGCCGCACACGCGATGCCGCACCACCTCGGCCAGGGTGCCTGCCTAGCGTTCGAGGACGCGGCCACGCTCCGCTCCGTGCTGGCCGACGCGGTGCCGGGCCGCACGCTCACCACCGCCATCGAGCAGTACAGCCGCGCCCGCCGCCCCCGCACCGCCACGATCGTCCGCCAGACCCGCCGGATGTCCGCGGTCATCCAGGCCCGCGGCCGCCTCGCCCTCCGCGCCCGCGACGCCGCCCTCGGCACCATCACCCCCCGGCTCCTCGGCAGCCTCGCCACCACCGCGGGCGAGTGGACACCGCCGAACTGA
- the gltB gene encoding glutamate synthase large subunit, with the protein MYDPSFEHDACGFAFVADLHGRRSHDVVAKGVSALIRLDHRGARGAETNTGDGAGIMIQVPDEFFRAVAGFALPPAGQYATGLVFLPRDEADAARAVQIFEKYALVEGADVLGWRDVPVVNDDLGASAEAARPQIRQVFIAAEQLAARDGVPAGTPLTGLDLERVAFCVRKQAERETAERGIPAYFPSLSSRTFVYKGMLTPDQLPVFFPDLEDERMTSAISLVHSRFSTNTFPSWPLAHPYRLIAHNGEINTIRGNKNWMAAREAALQSKNLPGNIKRLFPVCPPDASDSANFDAVLELLHLSGRSIPHAVLMMIPEAWENDPDMDPAKRSFYRFHASLMEPWDGPAAVAFTDGSVVGAVLDRNGLRPGRWWRTEDGLVVAGSEAGVLDLDPASVVAKGRLQPGRMFLVDTVAGKIVEDDEIKAELAAAQPYDEWLHAGLINLEDLPAREHTVYTHDSVQRRQQTFGYTEEELKILIGPMAKGGAEPLGSMGTDTPISPLSKRPRLLYDYFHQLFAQVTNPPLDAIREELVTSLQMTIGPEGNLLDPGPASCRQIVLPYPIIDNDELAKILSIDEDGDLPGFKAVRVSGLYPLRDGAAGIRARLIQICRHVSEAIEDGVRILVLSDRDSNADLAPIPSLLLTAAVHQHLVREQTRTRVALVVETGDAREVHHAAALIGYGAAAINPYLAFESVEDLISTGALTGVEPGKAVRNYVKALGKGVQKIMSKMGISTVSSYCGAQVFEAVGLDRRLIERYFAGTPGKIGGAGLGEIHAEIAARHAKAYPVNPAERTHRALEVGGEYQWRREGEIHLFNPETVFLLQHATRSKQYDVFRRYTAKVDALAAEGGHLRGLFALRKGTPIPLDEVEPASEIVKRFATGAMSYGSISAESHETLAIAMNNLGGKSNTGEGGEDVERLYDPARRSSVKQVASGRFGVTTEYLVNADDIQIKMAQGAKPGEGGQLPGYKVYPWVAKTRHATPGVGLISPPPHHDIYSIEDLAQLVHDLKNVNPASRVHVKLVSESGVGTVAAGVAKLKADVVLISGHDGGTGASPLNSLKHAGTPWELGLAETQQTLLLNKLRDRITVQVDGQLKTGRDVIVAALLGAEEFGFATAPLIVSGCIMMRVCHLDTCPVGIATQNPVLRERFNGKPEFVENFFMFIAEEVREYLAELGFRTLQEAIGHAESLDLVPAIDHWKARGLDLRAVLAVPKLEDGAARVKVRDQDHGLEHALDNELIALARPALDDKTPVTLDVHIRNDHRSVGAMLGGEVARRYGGAGLPDDTIDVTLRGTAGQSFAAFVPRGVTLRILGDANDYVAKGLAGGRVIIRPDASAPFAAEEQIIAGNTILYGATQGELFIRGRAGERFAVRNSGATAIVEGIGDHGCEYMTGGTVVVLGKHGRNFAAGMSGGTAFLWRPDKRRINPELVELSTLSDEEQATLHGLVQRHFTETGSAVAEDLLKRWSDAVEEFVAVVPRDYKRVIETIRAAEAAGRDVDEAVMEVARA; encoded by the coding sequence ATGTACGACCCGTCGTTCGAGCATGACGCCTGCGGGTTCGCGTTCGTCGCGGATCTGCACGGCCGTCGTTCACACGACGTGGTCGCCAAGGGTGTCTCGGCACTGATCCGCCTTGACCACCGCGGCGCACGCGGCGCCGAGACCAACACCGGCGACGGTGCCGGGATCATGATCCAGGTCCCGGACGAGTTCTTCCGCGCGGTCGCCGGCTTCGCGCTGCCGCCCGCGGGGCAGTACGCGACCGGTCTGGTCTTCCTGCCGCGCGACGAGGCCGACGCGGCCCGCGCCGTGCAGATCTTCGAGAAGTACGCGCTCGTCGAGGGCGCGGACGTGCTGGGCTGGCGCGACGTTCCGGTGGTCAACGACGACCTCGGTGCGTCCGCGGAGGCCGCCCGGCCGCAGATCCGCCAGGTGTTCATCGCGGCCGAGCAGCTCGCCGCGCGCGACGGCGTGCCGGCCGGCACGCCGCTGACCGGGCTGGACCTGGAGCGGGTCGCGTTCTGCGTGCGCAAGCAGGCGGAGCGGGAGACGGCCGAGCGGGGCATCCCGGCCTACTTCCCGTCGCTGTCCTCGCGCACGTTCGTGTACAAGGGCATGCTCACGCCGGACCAGCTGCCGGTGTTCTTCCCCGACCTCGAGGACGAGCGGATGACCAGCGCGATCTCGCTGGTGCACTCCAGGTTCTCGACGAACACGTTCCCGTCGTGGCCGCTGGCCCACCCGTACCGGCTGATCGCCCACAACGGCGAGATCAACACGATCCGGGGCAACAAGAACTGGATGGCGGCCCGCGAGGCGGCGCTGCAGTCGAAGAACCTGCCCGGCAACATCAAGCGGCTGTTCCCGGTCTGCCCGCCGGACGCGTCCGACTCCGCGAACTTCGACGCGGTGCTGGAGCTGCTGCACCTGTCCGGCCGCAGCATCCCGCACGCGGTGCTGATGATGATCCCGGAGGCGTGGGAGAACGACCCGGACATGGATCCGGCGAAGCGGAGCTTCTACCGCTTCCACGCCAGCCTGATGGAGCCGTGGGACGGCCCGGCCGCGGTCGCGTTCACCGACGGTTCCGTGGTCGGCGCGGTGCTGGACCGCAACGGCCTGCGCCCGGGCCGCTGGTGGCGGACCGAGGACGGACTGGTCGTGGCCGGCTCCGAGGCCGGTGTGCTGGACCTGGACCCGGCGTCCGTGGTGGCGAAGGGCCGGTTGCAGCCCGGACGGATGTTCCTGGTCGACACGGTGGCCGGGAAGATCGTCGAGGACGACGAGATCAAGGCGGAGCTGGCCGCGGCGCAGCCGTACGACGAGTGGCTGCACGCCGGGCTGATCAACCTGGAGGACCTGCCGGCCCGCGAGCACACCGTCTACACGCACGACTCGGTGCAGCGGCGTCAGCAGACGTTCGGCTACACCGAGGAGGAGCTGAAGATCCTCATCGGCCCGATGGCGAAGGGCGGCGCGGAGCCGCTCGGCTCGATGGGCACGGACACGCCGATCTCCCCGCTGTCGAAGCGGCCGCGGCTGCTCTACGACTACTTCCACCAGCTGTTCGCGCAGGTGACGAACCCGCCACTGGACGCGATCCGGGAGGAACTGGTCACCAGCCTGCAGATGACGATCGGGCCGGAGGGCAACCTGCTCGACCCGGGCCCGGCGTCCTGCCGGCAGATCGTGCTGCCGTACCCGATCATCGACAACGACGAGCTCGCCAAGATCCTCTCGATCGACGAGGACGGTGACCTGCCCGGCTTCAAGGCGGTCCGGGTCTCCGGCCTCTACCCGCTGCGTGACGGCGCGGCCGGCATCCGGGCCCGCCTGATCCAGATCTGCCGGCACGTGTCCGAGGCGATCGAGGACGGCGTGCGGATCCTGGTGCTCTCCGACCGGGATTCCAACGCCGATCTGGCGCCGATCCCGTCGCTGCTGCTCACCGCCGCGGTGCACCAGCACCTGGTGCGCGAGCAGACGCGTACCCGGGTGGCGCTGGTGGTGGAGACCGGCGACGCGCGCGAGGTGCACCACGCGGCCGCGCTGATCGGCTACGGCGCCGCGGCGATCAACCCGTACCTGGCGTTCGAGTCGGTCGAGGACCTGATCTCCACGGGCGCACTGACCGGTGTCGAGCCGGGCAAGGCGGTCCGCAACTACGTGAAGGCGCTCGGCAAGGGCGTCCAGAAGATCATGTCGAAGATGGGCATCTCGACGGTCTCGTCGTACTGCGGCGCGCAGGTCTTCGAGGCGGTCGGCCTGGACCGGCGGCTGATCGAGCGCTACTTCGCGGGCACGCCCGGCAAGATCGGCGGTGCGGGCCTCGGCGAGATCCACGCGGAGATCGCGGCCCGGCACGCGAAGGCGTACCCGGTGAATCCGGCCGAACGCACGCACCGCGCGCTTGAGGTCGGCGGCGAGTACCAGTGGCGCCGCGAGGGCGAGATCCACCTCTTCAACCCGGAGACGGTGTTCCTGCTCCAGCACGCCACCCGCTCCAAGCAGTACGACGTGTTCCGCCGCTACACGGCGAAGGTCGACGCGCTGGCCGCCGAGGGCGGTCACCTGCGCGGCCTGTTCGCGCTCCGGAAGGGCACGCCGATCCCGCTGGACGAGGTCGAGCCGGCCAGCGAGATCGTCAAGCGGTTCGCCACCGGTGCGATGTCGTACGGCTCGATCTCCGCGGAGTCGCACGAGACGCTCGCGATCGCGATGAACAACCTCGGCGGCAAGTCGAACACCGGCGAGGGCGGCGAGGACGTCGAGCGCCTCTACGACCCGGCCCGCCGCTCGTCGGTGAAGCAGGTCGCGTCCGGCCGGTTCGGCGTGACCACGGAATACCTGGTCAACGCGGACGACATCCAGATCAAGATGGCGCAGGGCGCGAAGCCCGGCGAGGGCGGCCAGCTGCCCGGCTACAAGGTCTACCCGTGGGTGGCCAAGACCCGGCACGCCACGCCCGGCGTCGGCCTCATCTCGCCGCCGCCGCACCACGACATCTACTCGATCGAGGACCTGGCGCAGCTGGTCCACGACCTGAAGAACGTCAACCCGGCGTCCCGCGTGCACGTGAAGCTGGTCTCCGAGTCAGGCGTCGGCACGGTCGCGGCCGGTGTGGCGAAGCTGAAGGCCGACGTGGTGCTGATCTCCGGTCACGACGGCGGCACCGGCGCCTCGCCGCTGAACAGCCTCAAGCACGCGGGTACGCCGTGGGAGCTGGGCCTGGCCGAGACGCAGCAGACGCTGCTGCTCAACAAGCTCCGCGACCGGATCACGGTGCAGGTCGACGGCCAGCTGAAGACCGGCCGGGACGTGATCGTGGCCGCGCTGCTCGGCGCGGAGGAGTTCGGCTTCGCCACCGCGCCGCTGATCGTGTCCGGCTGCATCATGATGCGCGTCTGCCACCTGGACACCTGCCCGGTCGGCATCGCCACGCAGAACCCGGTGCTGCGCGAGCGCTTCAACGGCAAGCCGGAGTTCGTCGAGAACTTCTTCATGTTCATCGCTGAGGAGGTGCGCGAATACCTGGCCGAGCTGGGCTTCCGTACGCTCCAGGAGGCGATCGGGCACGCGGAGTCGCTCGACCTGGTGCCGGCGATCGACCACTGGAAGGCCCGCGGGCTGGACCTGCGCGCCGTGCTCGCCGTCCCGAAGCTGGAGGACGGCGCGGCCCGGGTGAAGGTCCGCGACCAGGACCACGGCCTGGAGCACGCGCTGGACAACGAGCTGATCGCGCTCGCCCGGCCGGCGCTGGACGACAAGACGCCGGTCACCCTCGACGTGCACATCCGCAACGACCACCGCAGCGTCGGCGCGATGCTCGGCGGTGAGGTGGCGCGGCGCTACGGCGGCGCGGGTCTGCCGGACGACACGATCGACGTCACGCTGCGCGGCACCGCCGGTCAGTCGTTCGCCGCGTTCGTGCCCCGCGGCGTGACGCTGCGGATCCTCGGCGACGCGAACGACTACGTCGCCAAGGGCCTCGCCGGTGGCCGGGTGATCATCCGCCCGGACGCGTCCGCGCCGTTCGCGGCCGAGGAGCAGATCATCGCGGGCAACACCATCCTCTACGGCGCGACCCAGGGCGAGCTGTTCATCCGCGGCCGGGCCGGCGAGCGGTTCGCGGTCCGCAACTCCGGCGCGACCGCGATCGTCGAGGGCATCGGCGACCACGGCTGCGAGTACATGACCGGCGGCACCGTGGTGGTGCTCGGCAAGCACGGCCGCAACTTCGCGGCCGGCATGTCCGGCGGTACCGCGTTCCTGTGGCGCCCGGACAAGCGCCGGATCAATCCGGAGCTGGTCGAGCTGTCCACGCTCTCCGACGAGGAACAGGCCACCCTGCACGGCCTCGTCCAGCGGCACTTCACCGAGACCGGCTCCGCCGTCGCGGAGGATCTGCTGAAGCGCTGGTCCGACGCGGTCGAGGAGTTCGTCGCGGTGGTGCCGCGCGACTACAAGCGAGTGATCGAAACGATCCGTGCCGCCGAAGCCGCCGGCCGAGACGTCGACGAAGCGGTCATGGAGGTCGCACGTGCCTGA
- the lgt gene encoding prolipoprotein diacylglyceryl transferase produces MISAIPSPSVAVWHVAGFPVRAYALCIVAGIVAAVLITEYRLRRRGAAPWVTLDIAVWAVPAGIIGARIYHVITSPQAYFGEGGEPIRALYVWEGGLGIWGAILGGAFGAWFACRQYGIPLTVLADALAPGLPVAQAVGRLGNWWNNELYGGLTTLPWGLEIHKMDDENPGRALLDGDGNPILEPGLYHPTFLYELIWNLGVAGVVLALDRKFKFGRGRAFALYAMGYTLGRFWIEIMRTDPANAFFGIRLNVFTSVVVFAGALIYFLRARGPREFLIPVLPETATPAGDEPADGKPAKQVMPSSYHVVTEEQFTAYRETGAVPEATTPAPEAEQASDADAAPAAPGGDDKK; encoded by the coding sequence GTGATTTCCGCTATCCCGAGCCCCAGCGTCGCGGTCTGGCACGTCGCGGGCTTTCCCGTCCGGGCATACGCTCTCTGCATCGTCGCCGGCATCGTCGCCGCCGTGCTCATCACGGAGTACCGTCTGCGCCGCCGTGGCGCCGCGCCGTGGGTGACGCTGGACATCGCGGTCTGGGCGGTGCCGGCCGGCATCATCGGTGCCCGCATCTACCACGTCATCACGTCCCCGCAGGCGTATTTCGGCGAGGGCGGCGAACCGATCCGGGCGCTCTACGTGTGGGAGGGCGGCCTCGGCATCTGGGGCGCCATCCTCGGCGGTGCGTTCGGCGCCTGGTTCGCCTGCCGGCAGTACGGCATCCCGCTGACCGTCCTGGCGGACGCGCTCGCACCCGGCCTGCCGGTGGCACAGGCGGTCGGCCGGCTCGGCAACTGGTGGAACAACGAGCTCTACGGCGGCCTGACCACGCTGCCCTGGGGGCTTGAGATCCACAAGATGGACGACGAGAACCCCGGCCGCGCGCTGCTCGACGGCGACGGCAACCCGATCCTGGAGCCCGGCCTCTACCACCCGACGTTCCTGTACGAGCTGATCTGGAACCTCGGCGTCGCGGGCGTGGTGCTCGCGCTGGACCGGAAGTTCAAGTTCGGCCGCGGCCGGGCGTTCGCGCTGTACGCGATGGGCTACACGCTCGGCCGCTTCTGGATCGAGATCATGCGCACCGACCCGGCGAACGCGTTCTTCGGCATCCGGCTCAACGTGTTCACCTCGGTGGTCGTGTTCGCCGGCGCGCTGATCTACTTCCTCCGGGCCCGCGGCCCGCGCGAGTTCCTGATCCCGGTGCTGCCGGAGACCGCGACGCCCGCCGGTGACGAGCCCGCCGACGGCAAGCCGGCCAAGCAGGTCATGCCGTCCAGCTACCACGTGGTGACCGAGGAGCAGTTCACGGCGTACCGGGAGACCGGTGCCGTCCCCGAGGCCACCACGCCGGCACCGGAAGCGGAGCAGGCCAGCGACGCCGACGCGGCACCGGCCGCGCCCGGCGGCGACGACAAGAAGTAA